From the Phaeodactylum tricornutum CCAP 1055/1 chromosome 24, whole genome shotgun sequence genome, one window contains:
- a CDS encoding predicted protein has protein sequence MSEPRKASLLESMGLGGTAAAFAVNFTHPIETVKTRMQVSGGGIGPTVTGLLNKEGVSGFYKGLVFAYGRELSYTSIKLGAYAPVRDALGAGADAPFYLKFLAGAITGGVGSVVGNPFDVMKTLSQTNKEKSVSLATLVGNMYRDQGVGGFYRGVQVNVARACVLNATKMGCYDMSKGYVTEATGWKRKDVRTSFAAAFVAGFFMTCTVAPWDMLRTKLMNQPTDAKIYDGFSDCLLKTVKADGVASLWRGFIPIWARFAPQATLQLLTIEFLYGICGFKSI, from the exons ATGTCGGAACCTCGCAAAGCTAGTTTGCTTGAATCCATGGGTTTAGGAGGAACCGCTGCGGCCTTTGCCGTGAATTTCACTCATCCGATT GAAACGGTAAAGACTCGCATGCAAGTCTCGGGTGGCGGTATCGGCCCCACGGTGACCGGACTCCTGAACAAGGAAGGAGTGAGCGGCTTCTACAAAGGCCTCGTGTTTGCCTACGGTAGGGAGCTGTCCTACACGTCCATTAAACTCGGTGCATACGCTCCCGTCCGGGATGCCCTTGGCGCAGGCGCGGACGCACCGTTTTATCTCAAATTTCTGGCGGGGGCGATTACGGGAGGTGTCGGCTCTGTCGTCGGCAATCCGTTTGATGTCATGAAGACTCTGTCGCAGACGAATAAGGAAAAATCCGTCAGCCTCGCTACTTTGGTGGGAAATATGTATCGCGATCAAGGAGTCGGAG GCTTCTATCGAGGAGTCCAAGTCAACGTTGCCCGCGCATGTGTCTTGAACGCCACCAAGATGGGCTGTTACGACATGTCAAAAGGGTACGTCACGGAGGCCACTGGCTGGAAACGGAAGGATGTCCGAACGTCGTTTGCTGCGGCATTCGTGGCCGGGTTTTTTATGACTTGCACTGTGGCACCGTGGGATATGCTTCGCACCAAACTCATGAACCAACCGACCGATGCCAAGATCTACGATGGATTCTCGGATTGCCTCCTGAAGACGGTCAAAGCCGATGGTGTCGCGAGTTTGTGGCGTGGTTTTATTCCAATCTGGGCGCGCTTTGCGCCACAGGCGACCCTCCAGCTCTTGACCATTGAATTTTTGTACGGTATTTGTGGATTTAAGAGCATCTAG